A stretch of the Mycobacterium shigaense genome encodes the following:
- a CDS encoding amino acid adenylation domain-containing protein: MDLPRGRAGRQPIARLLTDYGVGPGELVALLYSRSADAIVSILAVLKAGAAYLPIDPVVPAARIAFTVADAAPIAALTTADLADRLTGYGLTVIHVDDPAIETRPATTLPPPAAEDLAYVIYTSGTTGTPKGVAIKHHNVIQLLESLDAELELGPGQVWSQWHSLAFDVSVCEIFGALLRGGRLVLVPESVARSPEDFHSLLVAEQVTVLSQTPSAFYALQTADRLQPELGDQLKLATVVFAGEALEPQRLQAWLHKHPGPPRLVNLYGTTETTVHASLREIVRADTDSIASPIGVPLDHLGFFVLDEWLRPVPSGVVGELYVAGAGLGTGYLGRAGLTATRFVACPSGGAQVPGTRMYRTGDMVRWSPDGQLRYLGRADAQVKIRGYRIELGEVQAALAGLAGVQSAAVIAREDRPGDKTLVGYITGTADPYEVRTLLAERLPPYLVPSAVVALAALPLTVNGKLDKRALPAPSFHDTTAVSRLPATAVEEVLAGIYAQVLGLERVGVDESFFDLGGDSLSAMRLVAQARAAGVAFRTRDVFVEQTVAQLARVAVVTADAAEVADAGNGAVVPTPIMRWLREVDGPIDQFNQTVVVQAPVGVRESDVAVLVQALLDRHAMLRLRVDGFGSGGTGDWSAAVSEAGAVRATDCLHAVDALSDEALIDARSWLDPAAGSVLSALWVTSTRQLVLIAHHLAVDAVSWRVLVEDLNIAWAQHRAGQGVTLPSGGTSFARWSALLAEHAHHPEVVARARAWRHVTAVPAALPAVRPEIDTYANAGTLSAALDTETTRMLLGAVPSAFHAGVQDILLIAFGLAWAQFGGADRVLPIGIDVESHGRHEDLAAGVELSRTVGWFTNKYPVALSVGGLDGATVAAGGHELGALVKNAKEQLRALPDSWSYGLLRYLNPEVDLGGSDPVIGFNYLGRPSGGAADLSGELWRISQDGAAVAAVTGALPIPLLHTVELNAATVETETGPQLHAHWTWAPSAIDHAQIHQLNRLWFEALAGICAHVRCGGGGLTPSDIAPARLTQPQLDELQHYPIADVLPLTPLQQGLLFHSAQRDDDDIYAVQLDIALAGRLDQHRLHEAVHTVLGRHPHLAARFCQRFDEPVQVVPLAPVLPWRYVELDNDVDIDDAIGNLCASERAAVHELADQPAFRVALIRIADDRHRLVLTNHHIVLDGWSLPILLQEIFAGYYRQRLSTAVPYRRYVSWLADRDHAAAEAVWREVLAGFDTPTLVAPSARSRRGRRGLAVFRVPEHLTRAVGELARSSHTTVNTVLQGAWAQLLGGLTGQHDVVFGTAVSGRPTEIAGAETMLGLLINTVPVRANIVSTTTTADLLDQLRTAHNYTLEHQHLALSDIHRLSGHEQLFDTLFVYENYPVDAAALGAVGDLAISGFSTREFNHYPLSLQAIPGTELGLRVEYDTDVFDAHTIETLIGRWRRLLVAMTADPSRRLSSLDVLDELEHIRLDELGNRSELTRPGSRLASLPELFEARVVAAPGATAVTHGDRSLTYRELDQAANRLAHLLIDRGVVPGQRVVLLLERSAQAIVAILGVLKTGAAYVPIDSAQPDARVNAILSDAAPSAVITTAGLRERLRDYEVPVVDVADAALLVYPDTALPAPAAQNIAYIIYTSGTTGSPKGVAITHDNVTSLLQLLQAGPLPQSPGQVWSQWHSYAFDVSVWEIWGALCSGGRLLVVPEAVAASPRDFHELLVAEGVSVLTQTPSAVAMLEPEGLESTALLLGGEACPAEVVDRWAAPGRVAINAYGPTEATVYAAMSAPLTAGSPVVPIGVPVPGAGLFVLDASLRRVPVGVAGELYVAGRGVGVGYVGRAGLTASRFVACSFGGPGQRMYRTGDVVRWGADGQLQYLGRADEQVKIRGYRVELGEIQAALLGVGGVEQAAVVVREDRPGDKRLVGYVTGSVDAETARVQLGQRLPAYMVPAAVVVVQALPLTVNGKLDTRALPVPDYQQVQRYRAPSGPTEEIIAGIYARVLGVPRVGVDDSFFDLGGDSLSAMRLVATINAALDISLGVRTLFEASTAGQLAVLAGQGDAGGGFEPLVAGARPAVIPLSFAQRRLWFVDQLQGPSPAYNVAIAVRLGGELDVEALGAALADVVGRHESLRTVIVAPDGIPQQVVVPAERADFGWQVIDACGWPASQLDEAVTEVARHSFDLAVDVPSRARLFRIGPEEHVLAAVVHHIAADGGSLGPLARDLGVAYASRCAGQAPGWAPLAVQYADYTLWQRAQWGELQDPHSRVSTQLAYWEEALAGMPERVALPTDRPYPLVADQRGATVSIDWPAELQQQVRGLAAAQNATSFMVVQAALAVLLVKLGAGSDVAVAFPIAGRGDPVLEDAVGFFVNTLVLRVQADGEPTVAELVTQVRQRSLAAYEHQDVPFEAVVDRLNPTRSLAHHPLVQVLLAWQNNSPGKQALGDLSVTPLSVDTATARMDLAFSLAESFTDTGALAGIGGTVEFRTDVFDAHTIETLIGRWRRLLVAMTADPSRRLSSLDVLDELEHIRLDDLSNRAALTSPVSATVSIPALFAARVAAAPQAAAVTYRDRTLTYHELDRAANRLAHLLVARGIGPGHCVALLYPRCAEAIVSMLAVLKTGAAYLPIDPELPDTRIRFMLADTTTSAIITTEAFADRLRDYEVPVVDVADAALLVYPDTALPAPAAQNIAYIIYTSGTTGSPKGVAIEHRNASWLVESLDAGLPPGQVWTQCHSSAFDFSVWEIWGALCTGRRLLVVPEAVAASPRDFHELLVAEGVSVLTQTPSAVAMLEPEGLESTALLLGGEACPAEVVDRWAAPGRVAINAYGPTEATVYAAMSAPLTAGSPVVPIGTPIAGAAVFVLDPWLAPVPVGVAGELYVAGRGVGVGYVGRAGLTASRFVACSFGGPGQRMYRTGDVVRWGADGQLQYLGRADEQVKIRGYRVELGEIQAALLGVGGVEQAAVVVREDRPGDKRLVGYVTGSVDAETARVQLGQRLPAYMVPAAVVVVQALPLTVNGKLDTRALPVPDYQQVQRYRAPSGPTEEIIAGIYARVLGVPRVGVDDSFFDLGGDSLAAVRLIATINKALGTTFAVRVLFEAPSVSSLSRQVGEWASSVEVVPVEFFKEGSGAPLVCIHEGSGLSWPYRTLGDYVDCPVIGINQTPPTDDAKPRSIRSMAANYADRLQKAYPTGPYKLLGWSFGAIVVHQLAIELLSRGCVVERLILLDPPRSPDNSLSNQALDESQVESHILKYFTESAQTGDVSKQATEVTLPSRELFEFMVQNATDNQVYFRHHAPDVFDGDVFIFSAARDGQRSDLSQLEGWQPYVTGDITEYAVDCAHNDMLTAAALTMYGEQLRTSVQT, encoded by the coding sequence GTGGACCTACCGCGAGGTCGAGCAGGCCGCCAACCGATTGCCCGCCTGCTGACCGACTACGGTGTGGGTCCGGGTGAGCTCGTGGCGCTGCTGTATTCGCGGTCGGCTGACGCGATCGTCTCGATCCTGGCGGTACTCAAGGCCGGTGCGGCCTATCTTCCGATCGACCCGGTGGTTCCCGCCGCCCGGATCGCGTTCACGGTTGCCGATGCCGCGCCGATCGCCGCGCTCACGACGGCGGACCTGGCCGACCGGCTGACGGGCTACGGCCTGACGGTTATCCACGTCGACGACCCGGCGATCGAGACTCGGCCCGCCACCACGTTGCCCCCACCGGCTGCTGAGGATCTTGCCTACGTCATCTACACCTCGGGCACCACCGGCACACCCAAAGGTGTTGCCATCAAACATCACAACGTCATTCAGCTACTTGAGTCACTGGACGCCGAGCTGGAGCTGGGTCCGGGCCAAGTGTGGTCGCAGTGGCATTCTCTGGCCTTCGATGTCTCGGTCTGTGAGATCTTCGGGGCCCTGCTGCGCGGTGGGCGTCTGGTGCTGGTGCCCGAATCGGTGGCACGATCACCCGAAGACTTTCACTCGTTGCTGGTGGCCGAACAAGTCACCGTGTTGAGCCAAACCCCCTCGGCTTTCTATGCGTTGCAAACCGCTGACAGACTGCAGCCCGAATTGGGCGACCAGCTCAAGCTGGCAACCGTGGTGTTCGCGGGCGAAGCCCTTGAACCACAACGTCTTCAGGCATGGCTGCACAAACATCCAGGGCCGCCGCGATTAGTCAACCTGTACGGCACCACCGAAACGACGGTGCATGCCTCGTTGCGGGAGATCGTGCGCGCCGACACCGACAGCATTGCCAGCCCCATCGGGGTGCCGTTGGACCATCTCGGCTTCTTTGTGCTCGACGAATGGTTGCGGCCCGTGCCGTCGGGCGTGGTCGGTGAGTTGTACGTGGCCGGTGCCGGTTTGGGGACGGGGTATCTGGGCCGGGCCGGTTTGACCGCGACGCGGTTTGTGGCATGTCCGTCCGGCGGTGCGCAAGTGCCCGGAACCCGGATGTATCGCACCGGGGACATGGTGCGGTGGAGTCCGGACGGCCAGTTGCGGTATTTGGGGCGTGCTGACGCACAAGTCAAGATCCGCGGGTATCGCATCGAGCTTGGTGAGGTGCAGGCGGCGCTCGCCGGGTTGGCCGGAGTCCAATCCGCGGCGGTGATCGCCCGTGAGGACCGGCCCGGTGACAAGACTCTGGTGGGCTACATCACCGGAACGGCAGATCCTTATGAGGTGCGCACCCTGCTGGCCGAGCGGCTGCCGCCATACCTGGTGCCCTCCGCTGTGGTGGCGCTGGCCGCCCTCCCGCTCACCGTCAACGGCAAGCTCGACAAACGTGCATTGCCAGCACCGAGCTTCCATGACACGACTGCTGTTTCGCGCCTGCCGGCCACTGCCGTCGAGGAGGTACTGGCCGGGATCTACGCCCAGGTGCTCGGGCTGGAACGGGTGGGCGTCGACGAGTCATTCTTCGACCTGGGCGGGGATTCGCTGTCCGCGATGCGGTTGGTGGCGCAGGCGCGGGCGGCCGGCGTCGCCTTCCGAACGCGAGATGTGTTCGTCGAGCAGACGGTAGCGCAGTTGGCCCGGGTGGCGGTGGTCACCGCGGATGCCGCCGAAGTGGCCGACGCGGGAAACGGCGCGGTGGTGCCCACCCCGATCATGCGCTGGCTGCGCGAGGTAGACGGTCCGATCGATCAGTTCAACCAAACCGTGGTGGTTCAGGCCCCCGTAGGGGTGCGCGAATCCGATGTGGCTGTGCTGGTTCAGGCACTACTGGATCGGCACGCCATGTTACGGCTGCGGGTCGACGGCTTCGGCTCTGGCGGCACCGGCGACTGGTCAGCGGCGGTGTCCGAAGCGGGCGCGGTGCGGGCGACCGATTGCCTGCACGCCGTGGATGCATTGAGCGACGAAGCGCTCATTGACGCCCGCTCATGGTTGGACCCCGCCGCTGGGTCTGTGCTGAGCGCTTTGTGGGTGACGTCCACCCGCCAGTTGGTCTTGATCGCACATCATCTGGCCGTCGACGCGGTGTCGTGGCGGGTGCTGGTGGAAGACCTCAACATCGCCTGGGCGCAACACCGCGCGGGTCAGGGAGTGACGTTGCCCAGTGGCGGGACTTCGTTCGCCCGGTGGTCGGCGCTGTTGGCGGAGCACGCCCACCACCCGGAGGTGGTGGCCCGGGCACGGGCGTGGCGGCACGTCACAGCGGTACCGGCGGCTCTACCTGCGGTGCGACCGGAGATCGACACCTATGCCAATGCCGGAACCCTCTCGGCGGCCTTGGACACCGAGACCACCCGGATGCTGCTCGGTGCGGTGCCCTCGGCGTTTCATGCCGGCGTGCAGGACATTCTGTTGATCGCCTTCGGTCTGGCCTGGGCCCAATTCGGCGGCGCCGATCGGGTGCTGCCGATCGGCATCGATGTGGAAAGCCATGGGCGCCACGAGGATTTGGCCGCCGGAGTGGAGTTGTCGCGCACGGTAGGCTGGTTCACCAACAAATATCCAGTGGCATTGTCGGTGGGTGGACTGGACGGGGCCACCGTGGCCGCCGGCGGCCACGAACTGGGCGCGCTGGTCAAAAACGCCAAGGAACAACTTCGCGCCCTGCCCGACTCGTGGTCATACGGACTGTTGCGTTACCTGAACCCCGAGGTGGATCTCGGTGGGTCGGACCCGGTGATCGGGTTCAACTACTTGGGCCGGCCGAGCGGCGGCGCCGCGGATCTTTCCGGCGAGTTGTGGCGGATCTCGCAGGACGGCGCAGCGGTCGCTGCCGTCACCGGCGCGCTACCCATCCCGTTGCTGCACACGGTGGAACTCAACGCCGCCACCGTCGAGACCGAGACCGGGCCGCAGCTGCACGCCCACTGGACGTGGGCGCCGTCGGCCATCGACCACGCACAGATCCACCAACTCAATCGGTTGTGGTTCGAGGCCTTGGCCGGGATCTGCGCGCACGTGCGCTGTGGCGGAGGCGGGTTGACGCCTTCGGATATCGCTCCGGCCCGGCTGACCCAACCCCAACTCGACGAGCTGCAGCACTATCCGATCGCCGATGTGTTGCCGCTGACCCCGCTGCAGCAAGGACTGCTCTTCCACTCCGCGCAACGCGACGACGACGACATCTACGCGGTCCAGCTGGACATCGCCCTGGCCGGCCGACTCGACCAGCACCGACTGCACGAGGCCGTGCACACCGTGCTCGGTCGGCACCCGCACTTGGCCGCGCGATTCTGCCAACGGTTCGACGAGCCGGTACAGGTCGTCCCGCTCGCGCCGGTGTTGCCCTGGCGGTATGTCGAGTTGGACAACGACGTCGACATCGACGATGCGATCGGAAACCTCTGCGCAAGTGAGCGTGCCGCGGTACATGAGCTGGCCGATCAACCGGCCTTCCGGGTGGCGCTGATCCGTATCGCCGACGACCGTCATCGGCTGGTGTTGACCAATCATCACATCGTGCTCGATGGTTGGTCCCTGCCCATCCTGCTCCAGGAGATATTCGCCGGCTACTACCGGCAGCGGCTGAGCACCGCGGTGCCCTATCGCAGATATGTCAGCTGGTTGGCCGATCGGGATCATGCTGCGGCCGAGGCGGTTTGGCGTGAAGTCCTGGCCGGTTTCGACACACCCACCCTGGTGGCGCCGTCGGCCCGGTCGCGGCGGGGCCGGCGCGGCCTTGCGGTTTTCCGCGTGCCCGAGCACCTCACGCGGGCTGTCGGTGAGCTGGCCCGCTCCTCGCATACCACCGTCAACACCGTGCTGCAGGGCGCCTGGGCGCAGCTGCTGGGTGGGCTTACCGGCCAGCACGATGTCGTCTTCGGCACCGCAGTCTCCGGGCGCCCAACCGAAATAGCAGGCGCTGAAACGATGCTGGGCCTGTTGATCAACACCGTGCCGGTGCGGGCCAATATCGTCTCGACGACTACCACCGCAGACCTGCTGGACCAGCTGCGCACTGCGCACAACTACACACTTGAGCACCAGCATCTGGCGCTCAGCGATATTCATCGCCTCAGCGGTCATGAGCAATTGTTCGACACCCTTTTCGTTTACGAGAACTATCCGGTCGATGCCGCGGCGTTGGGCGCCGTCGGGGATTTGGCGATCAGCGGGTTCAGCACCCGCGAATTCAACCATTATCCGCTGTCGTTGCAAGCCATTCCGGGTACCGAACTAGGGCTCCGCGTCGAATACGACACCGATGTGTTTGATGCGCACACCATCGAGACGTTGATCGGGCGTTGGCGGCGGCTGCTGGTGGCGATGACGGCCGACCCCAGTCGGCGGCTGTCGTCGTTGGATGTGCTCGACGAACTCGAACATATCCGCCTCGACGAACTCGGCAACCGGAGCGAGCTGACCCGGCCGGGGTCAAGATTGGCATCGCTTCCGGAATTGTTCGAGGCAAGGGTCGTTGCCGCGCCGGGGGCGACGGCGGTGACCCACGGCGACCGTTCGCTGACCTACCGTGAACTGGATCAGGCTGCTAACCGGTTGGCGCACTTGTTGATTGACCGTGGGGTGGTCCCCGGGCAGCGAGTCGTGCTGCTCTTAGAGCGTTCCGCACAGGCAATCGTGGCGATATTGGGAGTTCTGAAAACTGGTGCGGCGTATGTGCCGATCGACTCGGCGCAACCCGACGCCCGGGTAAACGCGATTCTGTCGGATGCGGCACCGAGTGCGGTGATCACCACTGCGGGCTTGCGGGAGCGGCTGCGCGATTACGAGGTGCCGGTGGTCGATGTCGCTGATGCCGCTCTACTGGTTTATCCCGACACCGCGTTACCGGCGCCGGCCGCGCAGAACATCGCCTACATCATCTACACCTCGGGCACCACCGGAAGTCCCAAAGGTGTTGCCATCACGCATGACAACGTCACCTCACTGCTGCAGTTACTGCAGGCCGGACCGTTACCCCAGAGTCCCGGGCAGGTGTGGTCGCAATGGCACTCCTACGCGTTCGACGTCTCGGTGTGGGAGATCTGGGGGGCGCTGTGCAGTGGTGGGCGGTTGCTGGTGGTGCCCGAAGCGGTGGCCGCCTCGCCGCGGGATTTCCACGAGTTGTTGGTGGCCGAAGGTGTCAGTGTGTTGACGCAGACGCCGTCTGCGGTGGCGATGCTCGAGCCGGAGGGCCTGGAGTCGACAGCGTTGTTGCTCGGCGGTGAGGCGTGTCCGGCCGAGGTGGTCGACCGCTGGGCCGCGCCCGGGCGGGTCGCGATCAATGCGTACGGGCCGACCGAGGCGACGGTGTATGCGGCGATGAGTGCGCCGCTGACCGCAGGCTCGCCGGTGGTGCCGATCGGTGTGCCCGTGCCCGGTGCGGGTCTGTTCGTGTTGGATGCCAGCCTGCGCAGGGTGCCGGTCGGCGTAGCCGGGGAGTTGTATGTGGCGGGTCGGGGTGTGGGTGTGGGGTATGTGGGCCGTGCGGGGTTGACGGCGTCGCGGTTTGTGGCGTGCTCGTTCGGGGGGCCGGGGCAGCGTATGTATCGCACCGGGGATGTGGTGCGGTGGGGCGCTGATGGGCAGTTGCAGTATTTGGGTCGGGCCGATGAGCAGGTCAAGATCCGTGGTTACCGGGTCGAGCTTGGTGAAATACAAGCGGCGTTGCTTGGTGTGGGTGGGGTGGAGCAGGCGGCGGTGGTGGTGCGTGAGGACCGCCCCGGTGACAAGCGTCTGGTCGGTTATGTCACGGGTTCGGTCGATGCGGAGACCGCTCGGGTGCAGCTCGGGCAGCGGTTGCCGGCGTATATGGTGCCGGCTGCGGTTGTGGTGGTGCAGGCGTTGCCGTTGACGGTCAATGGCAAGTTGGACACTCGCGCTTTGCCGGTCCCGGATTATCAGCAGGTCCAGCGTTACCGTGCGCCCAGTGGTCCGACCGAAGAGATCATCGCCGGGATCTACGCTCGGGTGCTGGGCGTGCCGCGCGTCGGTGTGGACGACTCGTTTTTCGACCTCGGTGGAGATTCGCTGTCGGCGATGCGGCTGGTTGCCACGATCAATGCTGCTTTGGATATCAGCCTCGGGGTGCGTACCTTGTTCGAGGCATCCACTGCGGGCCAGTTGGCGGTTTTGGCTGGGCAAGGCGATGCGGGTGGCGGGTTTGAACCGCTGGTGGCCGGTGCGCGGCCGGCGGTTATTCCGTTGTCGTTCGCGCAGCGCCGTTTGTGGTTCGTTGATCAATTGCAGGGTCCTTCACCGGCTTACAACGTGGCGATCGCGGTGCGGCTGGGTGGCGAGCTGGATGTCGAGGCGCTCGGTGCCGCGCTTGCCGACGTGGTGGGTCGTCATGAGAGCCTGCGTACTGTCATCGTCGCGCCGGACGGAATTCCTCAGCAGGTGGTTGTGCCTGCCGAGCGGGCCGATTTCGGGTGGCAGGTCATCGATGCCTGCGGTTGGCCGGCAAGTCAATTGGACGAGGCCGTGACCGAGGTGGCCCGGCATTCGTTCGATTTGGCTGTCGATGTCCCTTCGCGGGCAAGGCTTTTCCGTATCGGGCCGGAAGAGCACGTGTTGGCCGCGGTGGTGCATCATATCGCGGCCGACGGTGGGTCGCTGGGGCCACTGGCGCGTGACCTCGGGGTGGCCTATGCCAGTCGGTGTGCGGGGCAGGCCCCGGGCTGGGCCCCGCTGGCTGTGCAGTACGCCGATTACACCTTGTGGCAGCGCGCGCAGTGGGGCGAGCTGCAAGATCCGCACAGCCGTGTCAGCACGCAGTTGGCGTACTGGGAAGAGGCGTTGGCCGGGATGCCCGAGCGGGTGGCGCTTCCCACCGATCGGCCTTACCCCTTGGTGGCCGATCAGCGCGGCGCCACGGTGTCCATCGACTGGCCGGCCGAGTTGCAGCAGCAGGTGCGTGGGCTGGCCGCGGCGCAGAATGCGACCAGCTTTATGGTGGTCCAGGCCGCGCTGGCGGTGCTGTTGGTCAAACTCGGTGCGGGTTCTGATGTGGCGGTGGCCTTCCCGATCGCGGGGCGCGGTGATCCGGTCCTGGAAGACGCGGTGGGATTTTTCGTCAACACTCTGGTGTTGCGGGTGCAGGCCGACGGCGAACCCACCGTGGCCGAACTGGTGACCCAGGTACGTCAGCGCAGCCTGGCCGCCTACGAGCATCAGGATGTGCCGTTCGAGGCGGTCGTTGATCGGCTCAACCCGACCAGGTCGTTGGCGCACCACCCCCTGGTTCAGGTGTTGCTGGCCTGGCAGAACAACAGTCCGGGCAAGCAGGCGTTAGGTGATCTCAGTGTCACCCCGTTGTCGGTCGACACCGCTACTGCGCGTATGGATTTGGCGTTCTCGCTAGCGGAGAGTTTCACCGATACCGGGGCGCTGGCCGGGATCGGCGGGACGGTCGAATTTCGCACCGATGTGTTTGATGCGCACACCATCGAGACGTTGATCGGGCGTTGGCGGCGGCTGCTGGTGGCGATGACGGCCGACCCCAGTCGGCGGCTGTCGTCGTTGGATGTGCTCGACGAACTCGAACATATCCGCCTCGACGACCTCAGCAACCGGGCCGCGCTTACCTCACCGGTCAGTGCCACAGTGTCGATTCCGGCACTGTTCGCCGCCCGGGTGGCCGCCGCACCCCAGGCCGCAGCGGTGACTTACCGGGATCGCACACTGACCTATCACGAGCTGGATCGGGCCGCTAACCGGTTGGCACACTTGCTCGTCGCAAGAGGCATCGGACCGGGCCACTGCGTGGCCCTGCTGTATCCCCGGTGCGCCGAGGCCATCGTGTCGATGCTGGCGGTGCTCAAGACCGGCGCAGCCTACCTGCCGATCGACCCAGAGTTGCCCGACACCCGTATCCGATTCATGCTCGCTGATACCACGACAAGCGCGATCATCACGACGGAGGCGTTTGCCGACCGGCTGCGCGATTACGAGGTGCCGGTGGTCGATGTCGCTGATGCCGCTCTACTGGTTTATCCCGACACCGCGTTACCGGCGCCGGCCGCGCAGAACATCGCCTACATCATCTACACCTCGGGCACCACCGGAAGTCCCAAAGGTGTTGCCATCGAGCACCGCAACGCTAGCTGGCTCGTCGAGTCGCTCGATGCGGGCCTGCCGCCCGGGCAAGTCTGGACGCAATGCCATTCGTCAGCGTTCGACTTCTCGGTGTGGGAGATCTGGGGGGCGCTGTGCACAGGCCGGCGATTGCTGGTGGTGCCCGAAGCGGTGGCCGCCTCGCCGCGGGATTTCCACGAGTTATTGGTGGCCGAAGGCGTCAGTGTGTTGACGCAGACGCCGTCTGCGGTGGCGATGCTCGAGCCGGAGGGCCTGGAGTCGACAGCGTTGTTGCTCGGCGGTGAGGCGTGTCCGGCCGAGGTGGTCGACCGCTGGGCCGCGCCCGGGCGGGTCGCGATCAATGCGTACGGGCCGACCGAGGCGACGGTGTATGCGGCGATGAGTGCGCCGCTGACCGCAGGCTCGCCGGTGGTACCGATCGGCACACCTATTGCGGGCGCAGCGGTTTTCGTACTTGACCCGTGGCTGGCGCCGGTGCCGGTCGGCGTAGCCGGGGAGTTGTATGTGGCGGGTCGGGGTGTGGGTGTGGGGTATGTGGGCCGTGCGGGGTTGACGGCGTCGCGGTTTGTGGCGTGCTCGTTCGGGGGGCCGGGGCAGCGTATGTATCGCACCGGGGATGTGGTGCGGTGGGGCGCTGATGGGCAGTTGCAGTATTTGGGTCGGGCCGATGAGCAGGTCAAGATCCGTGGTTACCGGGTCGAGCTTGGTGAAATACAAGCGGCGTTGCTTGGTGTGGGTGGGGTGGAGCAGGCGGCGGTGGTGGTGCGTGAGGACCGCCCCGGTGACAAGCGTCTGGTCGGTTATGTCACGGGTTCGGTCGATGCGGAGACCGCTCGGGTGCAGCTCGGGCAGCGGTTGCCGGCGTATATGGTGCCGGCTGCGGTTGTGGTGGTGCAGGCGTTGCCGTTGACGGTCAATGGCAAGTTGGACACTCGCGCTTTGCCGGTCCCGGATTATCAGCAGGTCCAGCGTTACCGTGCGCCCAGTGGTCCGACCGAAGAGATCATCGCCGGGATCTACGCTCGGGTGCTGGGCGTGCCGCGCGTCGGTGTGGACGACTCGTTTTTCGACCTCGGTGGAGATTCGCTAGCCGCGGTCCGCTTGATCGCCACGATCAACAAGGCCCTCGGCACCACCTTCGCCGTGCGCGTGCTGTTCGAAGCGCCGTCCGTCAGCAGCCTCAGCAGGCAGGTCGGCGAGTGGGCCAGCTCGGTGGAAGTGGTTCCTGTTGAGTTCTTCAAAGAAGGTTCGGGCGCTCCGCTGGTCTGCATTCACGAAGGATCCGGGCTCAGCTGGCCGTATCGAACCCTCGGCGACTATGTGGACTGCCCGGTCATCGGCATCAATCAGACCCCGCCAACTGATGACGCCAAGCCGCGATCCATTCGAAGTATGGCCGCCAACTACGCCGATAGGCTCCAAAAGGCTTATCCCACTGGGCCTTACAAGCTCCTCGGCTGGTCGTTCGGGGCGATCGTCGTCCACCAGCTCGCCATTGAACTACTTAGCCGCGGTTGCGTAGTCGAACGCCTGATCCTGCTGGATCCGCCGCGCAGTCCCGACAACTCACTGAGCAACCAGGCGCTGGACGAAAGTCAAGTCGAGAGTCACATTTTGAAGTACTTCACCGAGTCAGCTCAGACAGGTGACGTATCGAAGCAAGCAACCGAGGTCACTCTTCCATCGCGCGAGCTCTTCGAGTTCATGGTGCAAAATGCCACGGACAATCAGGTCTATTTCCGACACCACGCACCCGATGTGTTCGACGGCGACGTGTTCATCTTCTCCGCTGCGCGAGATGGACAGCGCAGCGACCTATCCCAGCTAGAGGGTTGGCAACCTTATGTCACCGGCGACATCACCGAATACGCCGTCGACTGTGCTCACAACGACATGCTCACCGCTGCGGCGCTGACCATGTACGGCGAGCAGCTCAGAACTTCAGTGCAGACCTGA
- a CDS encoding amidohydrolase family protein — MPSRELSYPVFDADNHFYEPKEALTQFLPDHRKGIIDYIDVHGRTKIVVRNTISDYIPNPTFEVVARPGAQEEYFRHGSGGKSYREVMGKPMKAIPAFRDPAARLEVLDGLGLDYTLMFPTLASLVEERLKDDPDAILDIIHGLNQWMYETWRFDYEGRIFSTPVINLARIDRAIEELEWCVERGAKTVLVRPAPVPGYRGTRSFGLPEFDPFWDACVKAGIPVSMHASDSGYAAYLNDWEPGDEFKPFKPTSFRMVAMGKRPIEDTMAALVCHGAFNRNPDLRILSVENGASWVPYLFYQFRDVYSKMPQEFPEDPIEAFKRCVYVAPFWEDNFKQMADLCGIDRVIFGSDWPHPEGLADPINLVGDLEAHGLDDDGVRKVMGGNMVDLFKVENKKVYKPDVPALVLA; from the coding sequence ATGCCATCACGCGAGCTGTCCTACCCGGTGTTCGATGCCGACAACCACTTCTACGAGCCGAAGGAAGCCCTGACCCAGTTTTTGCCGGATCACCGCAAGGGCATTATCGACTACATCGACGTCCATGGGCGGACCAAGATCGTCGTCCGCAACACCATCAGCGACTACATCCCCAACCCGACGTTCGAGGTGGTCGCGAGGCCAGGCGCGCAGGAGGAGTATTTCCGCCACGGTAGCGGCGGCAAGAGCTACCGCGAGGTGATGGGCAAGCCGATGAAGGCCATCCCCGCCTTCCGCGATCCCGCGGCCCGGCTCGAGGTGCTCGACGGACTCGGCCTGGACTACACACTGATGTTTCCCACGCTGGCCAGCCTGGTCGAGGAGCGACTCAAGGACGACCCAGACGCCATCCTGGACATCATCCACGGGCTGAACCAATGGATGTACGAGACTTGGCGATTCGACTACGAGGGCCGCATCTTCTCCACGCCGGTCATCAACCTCGCCAGGATCGACCGTGCCATCGAGGAACTCGAATGGTGTGTGGAGCGTGGCGCCAAGACCGTGCTGGTTCGTCCGGCGCCGGTGCCGGGCTATCGCGGCACCCGCTCCTTCGGCCTGCCGGAGTTCGACCCGTTCTGGGACGCCTGCGTGAAGGCCGGCATCCCGGTTTCGATGCACGCCTCGGACAGCGGTTACGCCGCCTACCTCAACGACTGGGAGCCCGGCGACGAGTTCAAGCCGTTCAAGCCCACTTCGTTCCGGATGGTCGCAATGGGCAAGCGGCCCATCGAGGACACCATGGCGGCACTGGTGTGCCACGGCGCCTTCAACCGCAATCCCGACCTGCGCATCCTGTCGGTCGAGAACGGCGCGTCGTGGGTGCCCTACCTCTTCTACCAGTTCAGGGACGTCTACTCGAAGATGCCGCAGGAGTTCCCCGAGGACCCGATCGAGGCATTCAAACGTTGCGTGTACGTCGCGCCCTTCTGGGAGGACAACTTCAAGCAGATGGCCGACCTGTGCGGCATCGACCGGGTCATCTTCGGCTCGGACTGGCCGCACCCCGAGGGCCTGGCCGACCCGATCAACCTCGTCGGTGATCTCGAAGCGCATGGGCTCGACGATGACGGCGTCCGAAAGGTCATGGGCGGCAACATGGTTGACCTGTTCAAGGTCGAGAACAAGAAGGTCTACAAGCCCGACGTTCCGGCCCTTGTCCTGGCCTGA